The window AGCGGGATTTCTGGACCAAAACCAATGTGAACCAGGGGGCTGTTGCTGCCCTCGAAGCCTACAGCGGCAAGGTCGAGACCTTCCTTCCCCGCGAACTGGGGACCACCCTTGCTGAAATTCTCCCCGGTATTTCCGCCATGGCGGCCTTTGGGCATACCCCAGGGCATACGGCTTTCCTTATCGAGTCTTCGGGGAAAAAGCTCCTTATCTGGGGGGACCTCATGCACGTGCAGGGCATACAATTCCCCCTTCCGGACATTTCTGTGACCTATGACACTGATCCCAAAATGGCAGCGGAGGTCCGCAGGAAGATCCTGGATTATGTGGTCAAGAACAGTATCCCTATCGCGGGCATGCACCTGACCTATCCTGCCATAGGCACGGTGAAGGCGGATGGTTCAGGCTACCGCTTTGTGCCTGAGGGCATTTAGGCAGGCGGCGGGATGTCTGCGCTGTCAGGTGTCTTGCCCTCTCATCAAATAATGTCTATATTGAAAGGATGAAAACCAATAAATATGCCGCGCTGTTTTTATCCTTTTTTGCTTTTTTAGTACTCCTTGGAGGCTGCAAAAAAGAAGCCTCTGCTCAGGAGAATGTTTTAAAAATAGACAAAGACACGAGTTATGCCATAGGGATGTACCTTGCTTCCCAATTCACCCTTCCTAATGTGAGTTATGAGTACAAGTCCTTTTCGGAAGGGTTTAAAGCAACTACCGAAAAGGAAGAGCCGAAATTTTCTTTGGACGAGGGCATATCAAAAATACAGGCTGTCATTGAGCAGATCTCGGCTAGAGATGAGACCGGCGCCCAGGATGAAGTCGTAAAAATAGATGTGGATACGAGTTATGCAATAGGGATGTACCTTGCTTCCCAATTCACCATTCCTGATGTGACTTATAATTATCCTTCTTTTTCAGAAGGGTTTAAGGCTTTTGTTGAAGCCAAAGAGACAAAATTTTCCATGGATGATGCTATACCAAAGATACAGGCTGTCTTTGACCAGGTAACCGCCAGGGAAGAGGTCAAGAACCAGGAGCTGGGTGCCAAAAACCTTGACGAAGGCTTGGCTTTCCTTGCCGAGAACGGCACGAAGCCCGGCATCGTTACTACTTCTACGGGCCTTCAATATGAGGTCATAACCGAAGGCTCCGGCGCTAAGCCTACGGCCCAGGACGAGGTGAGGGTGGACTACGAAGGCACCCTGCTGGACGGGACGGTCTTTGATTCTTCTTACGCCCGGGGCGAGCCCATTGAATTTCCCCTTAATGGGGTTATTCCCGGCTGGACAGAAGGTCTCCAGCTTATGGCTGAAGGTTCAACCTACCGCCTCTTCATCCCTTCGGATCTGGCTTACGGTTCTCAAGGGGGTGGGCCCATCCCTCCCAATTCTACCCTTATCTTCAAGGTCGAGCTTTTGGCGGTGGTTAAGTAAATGAAGAATCCAATTCGCGCCCTCCTGCTTTTGATGGCTGCCTTGCATATTGCGGCGCTTGGCTCTGTTTATGCCGAAGGCATTGCCGACGAGGCTGCAAGGGGGACTGAAAAATCCGACATGAGTTATGCTTTCGGCATGGCCATTGGCTCTGACCTCAAGCAGGCAGGGTTGGATTTTAATTATGCCGCCTTTACCCGGGGTTTCAGGGAGATCATCGAAGGCCAGGAAACCCGCTTGACTCTGGACCAGGCTGTAGAAAAAGTGCAGACCGCCTTCAGGGCTGCCATGGCCAAACAAGCCGAGTACAACCGCGAGCAGGAAGTGCGTTTTTTTGCCGAGAATTCCATAAAGCCCGGGGTCAAGACTACTGTGTCTGGCCTCCAATATGAAGTGCTTACAGAAGGTACAGGCGCCCAGCCGGAGCTGTCCGACTTTGTGCGCGTCCACTACCGGGGCGCCCTCCTGGACGGGGTTATCTTTGATAGTTCCTATGACCGGGGCGAGCCTGTGGAATTCCCCCTGGACGGGGTCATCTCCGGCTGGAGCGAGGGCCTCCTCCTCATGAAAGAAGGGGGCAAAAGCCGCCTCTACATCCCTTCGCGCCTTGCGTATGGCGCCCAGGGCGCAGGCAGCGCCATCCCGCCCAATGCGACCCTTATCTTCGAAGTTGAATTGCTGGAAATCATCCCCCCGCCGGAGGGGGACGATTTATATTACGATGAATAGCATGGTTGTATAAAGCCCAGGGGCTTATTTGTTTTTTAAATACGCTCCTATTATCTCCCCAAGGGGGTTTTGCTCCAGGCAGACGATTTTCTTTTCCCGTTCGTAGCTGTCCTGGGAGTCTGAGGCATGGGCGGTGTTGACCATTATGCTGGAGCCGAATTCGCGGCGTATAGTGCCGCCCGGCGCTTTGAGGGGATCTGTGGGGCCAAGGACATCCCGGATTTTTGAAATGGCGTCTTCGCCTTCGTAGACCAGGATCATGCACATAACCGGTCCGCTTTTGTCTGCGTCTTCAGGGGGACAGACGCCGGGGCGGCAGCCGGACATAAATTCTATTATCTTTCTGAACTGATCCACTGCATATTCAATACCGAAACTTTCAGCCAGGGCATTTTCGACTTTTTTGTCCAGGGGAACCTGGAATTCTTTTTCCAGAATTTCCCTGGCCTTTTGGCCGAAAAGAGGGGCCAGTTTTTCTTTTAAGCCGCCCTCCACGGGTCCGTAAAATTCCAGGGCCTGGTGCATGGAAAAACGGTGCACTTTGATGCCCACTATGCGCAGGCCGGTTCTGGAAAACATATCGATAATGGTTCCGGGCTTGGATGAAGCATATTTCCAGTTGTCCGGCTTGAGAATCACCAGGGTGCGTTCAATCTTCGAAGGCTCCGGGTAATTCATATTCTTGATGATGTTTTCGTTGTTTTTGAGGAGATAACGGGAAAAGAGTTCCAGGTTTTCGTCGGCCAGCACCTGCTGCCTTGGAGTAAGGACCGCGGGTTCAAAATAGATGATTTCTTTCGGGTTATCCGGGGAAAAAATAAGGTCGGCATAGGTATCCCTGATGGTTTCGCCGTTGATGGATTCTATGCTGCGGTTTTCGGGGAAGAGGGCGCCGCAGATGTCCGAGAGCTTGCGGCAGGCGTTTTCGCCCCTGAAGATGAGGATCAGGGTACGGTGCCGCCTTCCGCCCGAAGGGCTTAAGCTTCTGATGATGTAATCGGATAAGAGATCCGCACCGCTGTTCAGGTTTTCCTGGTTCTGGCTTCGCAGGGAAGCTGCGTATTCCCGGGCAAATTCTGCATCCGGCGCAATCATCTGGGCGCCGACCAGTTCCAAATCCAAACGGGATAGGAGCCGGGATATAACGCCCCCTGTCCTGCTCTTGGCAATGGTATAAGGGGTCACCATCACATAAGAGAGGGTTTTTTCCATTTATGTGTATCTCCTGTTCTTGAATAAATTTAGCATGGGAAGCCCCCTTTTGTCCATGATAATTTATGTTTATAATGAAAAGCTGCTTAATAAGGAGTTTTTTAATGCTTAAGACTATGCGGAACATCGGCATCATGGCTCATATTGATGCAGGGAAAACCACAACCACGGAACGTATCCTCTATTATACCGGGAAGAGCCACCGCATAGGCGAAGTGGACGATGGCGAAGCCATCATGGATTGGATGGAGCAGGAGCAGGAAAGGGGCATCACTATACAAAGCGCCGCCACCACTACCTATTGGAAACGCCTGGGCATTAAAGGTGAAAATATCGATGCTGCAAAGCTGCCCCAATACCAGATCAATATTATCGATACCCCCGGCCATGTGGATTTTACCGCCGAGGTCGAGCGTTCCTTAAGGGTCCTCGACGGGGCCATCGCAATCTTCGACGCTGTCCATGGCGTGGAGCCTCAGACCGAAACCGTGTGGCGCCAGGCTGAGCATTATAAAGTCCCCTGCATAGGCTATGTAAATAAAATGGACAGGGTGGGGGCCGATTTTTTCCCGGTCCTGGATGATATCAGGGCCAAGCTTGCAGCCAATCCTGTGGCTGTCCAGATCCCTCTGGGTAAAGAAAACAATTTTGAAGGCGTCATAGATCTCATCGAAATGAAGGAGATACGCTGGGATTCTGCTA is drawn from Leadbettera azotonutricia ZAS-9 and contains these coding sequences:
- a CDS encoding MBL fold metallo-hydrolase; this translates as MQNRMLCGILFGAMASGVFGAEGDAVFSYKVGAFDVYMLVENRGQGRPGILIDADKAALDKYLPGGAYQSETNTVLIRGQGKNVVIDTGFGGAIFDSMKKLGVDPGQVDAVLLTHMHGDHIGGMQKDGKALFPRAKVYLAQQERDFWTKTNVNQGAVAALEAYSGKVETFLPRELGTTLAEILPGISAMAAFGHTPGHTAFLIESSGKKLLIWGDLMHVQGIQFPLPDISVTYDTDPKMAAEVRRKILDYVVKNSIPIAGMHLTYPAIGTVKADGSGYRFVPEGI
- a CDS encoding FKBP-type peptidyl-prolyl cis-trans isomerase; amino-acid sequence: MKTNKYAALFLSFFAFLVLLGGCKKEASAQENVLKIDKDTSYAIGMYLASQFTLPNVSYEYKSFSEGFKATTEKEEPKFSLDEGISKIQAVIEQISARDETGAQDEVVKIDVDTSYAIGMYLASQFTIPDVTYNYPSFSEGFKAFVEAKETKFSMDDAIPKIQAVFDQVTAREEVKNQELGAKNLDEGLAFLAENGTKPGIVTTSTGLQYEVITEGSGAKPTAQDEVRVDYEGTLLDGTVFDSSYARGEPIEFPLNGVIPGWTEGLQLMAEGSTYRLFIPSDLAYGSQGGGPIPPNSTLIFKVELLAVVK
- a CDS encoding FKBP-type peptidyl-prolyl cis-trans isomerase, with the protein product MKNPIRALLLLMAALHIAALGSVYAEGIADEAARGTEKSDMSYAFGMAIGSDLKQAGLDFNYAAFTRGFREIIEGQETRLTLDQAVEKVQTAFRAAMAKQAEYNREQEVRFFAENSIKPGVKTTVSGLQYEVLTEGTGAQPELSDFVRVHYRGALLDGVIFDSSYDRGEPVEFPLDGVISGWSEGLLLMKEGGKSRLYIPSRLAYGAQGAGSAIPPNATLIFEVELLEIIPPPEGDDLYYDE
- a CDS encoding nucleoside-diphosphate kinase, whose amino-acid sequence is MEKTLSYVMVTPYTIAKSRTGGVISRLLSRLDLELVGAQMIAPDAEFAREYAASLRSQNQENLNSGADLLSDYIIRSLSPSGGRRHRTLILIFRGENACRKLSDICGALFPENRSIESINGETIRDTYADLIFSPDNPKEIIYFEPAVLTPRQQVLADENLELFSRYLLKNNENIIKNMNYPEPSKIERTLVILKPDNWKYASSKPGTIIDMFSRTGLRIVGIKVHRFSMHQALEFYGPVEGGLKEKLAPLFGQKAREILEKEFQVPLDKKVENALAESFGIEYAVDQFRKIIEFMSGCRPGVCPPEDADKSGPVMCMILVYEGEDAISKIRDVLGPTDPLKAPGGTIRREFGSSIMVNTAHASDSQDSYEREKKIVCLEQNPLGEIIGAYLKNK